One Helianthus annuus cultivar XRQ/B chromosome 7, HanXRQr2.0-SUNRISE, whole genome shotgun sequence genomic region harbors:
- the LOC110924971 gene encoding uncharacterized protein LOC110924971: MTSTSATLVGKIDAGDPLFLHPSDSANLTIVSVKLKGLEIKIIEFGQMLCILHCRIASDVWKDLKETYNKIDGSVVFNLYQKINSFSQNGILVSEYYRKLNCMWKQLDQLLALPACSCDAYKQFNDFNHLIKLMQFLMGLDSSYQSVRTNLLTRETIPSVKDAFSIISREKSHLHSKNISDKTLNNATAHTIEKCFELVGYPSWMKSKPSANKGNKVSNNDSADTTDTSSAVGWIVDFGANQNMVMTDECLISQKDVSEFNIKVSQTKKVQVTGSQFDGLYFCGSSFVSNKVSNSSCDINLRHARLGHPAEPGAKQHREPFPLSDHKTMELGDLIHLDVSGPYRVQSRDGFRYFLTVVDDYTRAVDVRFYETVFPFKEKKAYSDLETPSEVNILNFFYLSDLNFTQGPQVDPTPNDENTQTSTSTCHGSEQSGTDSEIALGMAVNQQPSNVESDSDG, encoded by the exons ATGACATCTACTAGTGCTACTTTGGTTGGCAAGATTGATGCTGGTGATCCATTGTTTCTTCATCCTAGTGATTCTGCAAATTtgacaattgttagtgttaaactTAAAGGGTTAGAAATTAAAATTATAGAATTTGGTCAAATGCTATGCATCTTGCACTGCAG AATTGCCTCAGATGTGTGGAAAGATTTAAAGGAAACTTATAATAAGATAGATGGGTCTGTtgtgtttaatttatatcaaaagATTAACTCCTTTAGTCAAAATGGCATACTTGTTTCTGAGTATTATCGTAAGTTGAATTGTATGTGGAAACAATTGGATCAGTTACTTGCTTTACCTGCTTGTTCTTGTGATGCATATAAACAATTTAATGATTTTAATCATCTTATTAAGCTTATGCAGTTCTTAATGGGTCTTGATAGTTCGTACCAGTCTGTGAGAACTAATTTGTTAACCAGAGAAACCATTCCTTCTGTTAAGGATGCTTTTTCAATCATCTCTAGAGAAAAGTCACATCTTCATTCAAAAAATATTTCTGATAAAACTCTAAACAATGCT ACTGCTCATACTATTGAAAAGTGTTTTGAACTTGTTGGCTATCCTTCTTGGATGAAGTCAAAACCTAGTGCGAACAAGGGTAACAAGGTTAGTAATAATGATTCTGCTGATACTACTGATACTTCTTCTGCT GTAGGGTGGATAGTTGATTTTGGTGCTAATCAAAACATGGTAATGACTGATGAGTGTCTGATTAGTCAAAAGGATGTATCTGAATTTAACATTAAG GTTTCTCAAACAAAGAAAGTCCAGGTGACTGGTAGTCAGTTTGATGGTCTATACTTCTGTGGTAGTTCTTTTGTTTCTAATAAGGTTTCTAATTCTAGTTGTGATATTAATCTTAGGCATGCTAGGTTAGGTCACCCTGCTGAACCT GGAGCTAAGCAGCATAGAGAACCTTTTCCCTTAAGTGATCATAAAACTATGGAATTAGGAGATCTTATTCATCTTGATGTTTCGGGTCCTTATAGAGTTCAAAGTAGGGATGGTTTTAGATATTTTCTTACTGTCGTTGATGATTACACTAGAGCTGT GGATGTTAGGTTTTACGAAACTGTGTTTCCTTTTAAAGAAAAGAAAGCATATTCTGATCTTGAGACTCCATCTGAAGTTAACAtcctcaattttttttatttatctgaTTTAAACTTTACTCAAGGCCCTCAAGTTGACCCAACTCCCAATGATGAGAATACGCAAACTAGTACTTCAACATGCCATGGGTCTGAGCAGTCTGGAACTGATTCAGAGATTGCTTTAGGTATGGCTGTTAATCAGCAACCTAGCAATGTAGAATCAGATTCGGACGGCTGA